The Pseudodesulfovibrio cashew genomic sequence ACTTTCTTAACCTACCTCCACGCCGCTCTGCGGAATTCTCGCTTTCCGCCGTATGACCTTGTGGCGTGGCACCAAAAAGTTATGGAAGAGGGTCTGGGGAAAACCTCTCTCAATAGGTTTCCCCCAGTCTTCATTCCAAAACTTAGATATCCAGCTCCTGGACGGCCAGGGCGTTCTTTTCGATGAATTCCCGGCGCGGTTCGACGTTGTCGCCCATGAGGTCCATGAAGATGTCGTTGGCCGCGGCCGCGTCTTCGATATGAACCTGGAGCATGGTCCGCTTTTCCGGGTGCATGGTGGTCTCCCAGAGCTGTTCCGGGTTCATTTCGCCCAGACCCTTGTAGCGCTGGATCTGCCAGCCTCGCTGGGCCTCCTCCATGACCGAGTCGTAAAGCGAGAACAGCCCGGAGACAGGCTTCTCGCCATCCTTGAGCAGCAGGGAGAAGTCGAAGCCGCCGCAGGCCTCCTTGATCTCGGCATACGTCGCGTAGCCCAGCTTGTAGAGCTTGGAGTAGAAGAACTCCATGGCCAGCCGCGTGCGGTGCCCGTTGGAATTCTCAAAGGTTACATAGGTTCGATCCTTGTCCACCTCGTCGTCGTGCTCGCGGTCGATGATCACCGTGAAACCCAGAGCCGCAAAATCGGCCTTGAACTGCTCGGGATCATGCTCCTCGAAGTGGGTGAAGGAGATGCGCTCGGGATAATTCAGGAGTGCCTGATATAGCCCGACTTCGATGCCCACGGTCTCGGCCTCGTTGAACTTGGCCCGCAGGAACCGGACCTTGTCCATGATCTTCATCAGATCATCTTCAACGAAGAGTTTGCCGGACTCGGCCTTGATGCGCACGTCGGTGCCGACTTTCTCCATGAGGAAATCGTCAAGCTCGGTGTCGTCCTTGATGAACTTCTCGAACTTGCCCTTGTGGGCGCGGTACAGGGGCGGCTGGGCGATGTACAGGTTGCCCCGGTTGATCAGCTCCTCGTACTGGCGGAAGAAGAAGGTGAGCAAAAGCGTGCGGATGTGCGATCCGTCCACGTCGGCGTCGGTCATGATGACGACCTTGTGGTAGCGCAGTTTGTCGTAGTCCTTCTCGTCTTCGTCATGGCCGATGCCGATGCCCAGGGCCGTGATCATGGCACGGATTTCCTTATTGCCCAGCATCTTGTCCATACGGGTCTTTTCCACGTTCAGGATTTTACCCCTGAGCGGCAGGATGGCCTGGTGCTTGGGGTCGCGACCCTGCTTGGCCGAGCCGCCTGCCGAGTCACCCTCAACGATGAAGATTTCAGAATCCTCGGGGTTCTTGGACTGGCAGTCAGCCAGCTTGCCGGGCAGGGAGTTGTCGGACAGCGCGCCCTTGCGCCGGACCAGGTCCCGCGCCTTGCGAGCCGCTTCACGCGCCCGGGCAGCGTCGACGACCTTCTCGATGATGAACCGCGCTTCCTTGGGGTTCTCCTCGAAGAAGATGTTCAACTTTTCGTAAATGATAGCGGAAACCAGTCCGGTGGCTTCGGAGTTGCCGAGCTTGGTCTTGGTCTGGCCTTCGAACTGGGGATCGCCCAGCTTGACCGAGATGACCGAGGTCAGGCCCTCGCGCACGTCGTCGCCGGTCAGCTTCTTGACCAGCTTCTTGGGCAGGTCCGCGTTCTGGACGTAGTTGTTGATGGCGCGGGTCAGGGCCGTCTTGTATCCGGCAAGGTGAGTGCCGCCTTCTATCGTACGGATATTGTTCGCGAAGGTGTACGTGTTCTCCTTGTAGGAGGAGGTGTACTGAAGGGCGAACTCGACCATCATGTCTTCGGACTCGCCCTCGCCGTACACGATCTCGCCGATGGTGTTCAGGTTGGCGTTGATGTCCTTGACGTACTGCCTGATGCCACCCTCGAACTTGAAGGTCTCGGGCTCGGCGTCCGGGTTGCGCTCGTCCTTGAACTCGATCTCCAGGCCGGAGTTGAGGTAGGCCAGCTCCCTGAACCGCTTCCGGAGCACGTCGTAATCAAACTGGTTGACCTCGAAGATTTCCTCGTCCGGGCGGAAGCGCTGGCTGGTGCCGGTGGAACTGGCCGGGCCGATTTCCTCCAGCTGGGACACGACCTTGCCGCGCTCGAACTTCATGCGGTAGGTGGTGCCGTCGCGCTTGACCGTGGTCTCCATGAACTCGGACAGGGCGTTGACGCAGGACACGCCCACGCCGTGCAGGCCGCCCGAAACCTTGTAGGTATCGGAGTCGAACTTGCCGCCCGCGTGCAGGGTGGTCATGGCCAGTTGAACGGCCGGGACCTTCTCCTTGGGGTGGATGTCCACCGGAATGCCGCGGCCGTTGTCCGAGACCGTGCATGAGTTATCCATGTGCAGGGTGACCTTGATCTTGTCGCAGTACCCGGCCATGGCCTCATCGATGGAGTTGTCGATAACTTCATAGACCAGATGGTGCAGGCCGCGGATATCGGTGGAACCGATATACATGGCCGGCCGTTTTCGAACGGCTTCGAGCCCTTCGAGTACGGTAATTGACGCAGCGTCGTAGTTATTGTTCTGTTCGCTCATCTACGCATTTTCCTCGGTGTAGTAAGTCTCTTCCTGGATCATCATTGGCATGACGATAACCTGGTAGTCCTTGTCGTCGGCTCCGGACACGCCGCAGGGCGCCTCGGTGCCGGTGAGGGTGAATTTGACGGTGTCGGAATTGAAGTGGTTGAGTATCTCGATCAGGTTCCGGGTAGGGAACGCAATACGCTTCATTTCGCCGCTGAAGGTGGCATCCAGCGATTCCTGAGCCGTTCCCGTCTCCTGGCCTTGGGCCGAGACCAAAACTTCGCTCCCGTCGAATTTGAAGTACGCGCAGCGGTTGGAGTCCGTATTGAACAGCGCGACGCGGGAGAGGGCGTCGACCATCTCCATCCGGTTGACCTCCAGGGTGGAGACGTCCGGATCATTCAGTTTCGACAGGAAGTTCTGGTAGTTGGGGTACTGGTAATAAGAGAGCGGCAGGGTAAAGGTCTCCCGCTGGTCACCGGTGCGGAAGAAGAGGCGCTTGTCGGAAATGGCCAGCTCGATCTCATCGGCGGTGAGCCACTTCTTGAGCTCGGTGAGGTACTTCTTCTGGATGAGCACGCCTTCTTCCGGGAGCATGGCGTAAATATCGTCGTTGACGAAGTTGAACATGGCGAACTGGTGGCCGTTCAGGCCGCAGACCTCGACCTTCTTCACGCCCATGACATCGCGCGGCACCAGGTACAGGCAGGCGATGGCCTCCATGGAGTCCTCATCGGAGATGCAGAAGGCGATCTTGTCGATGATTTCGTGCAGAAAGTCGCCGGACCAGAACACGGTGCCGTTCTCGGGAAAGCTGGAAAACTTCTGGAACCAGTCGGGATCGTTGACCGGGAACTTATACTTCCTGGCCCGCTGCTCCACCAGCACGTTGGCGGACTCGTCGTCCGTGCGGATGGTCAGCTCGCCCTGATCGCCCCTGAGCTGCTTGACCAGGTCGTAGAAGGCGCGACCCTGAACGCCGGCCAGCCCCTCTCCTTCGATGGTCGCGGGATAGGATCCCTTGAACTCGAGGTTGGAGTCGGTGGACATGACGTTGAGGCTCCCATTTTCGCACTGGAGCCAGATGGTGCGGAGAAAGGCCGCTCCGGTTTTGGCCGGGATGATGTTCGCCGACTTCTGGAGGCCTTCGATGATTTCATCTCTGTTCACTTTCAGAAACATAAATTAAAACTCCTTTATTGAGATTTATTACCTCGGTTCCTTTGTTCCAAATTCAGCCAACCCCTTTTTTTCCATGGCTTTTTTGCGCACATGGATTGTCCCTGATTTGGAACTCTTGGAACCGAGATCACCGCATTTCGTGCATGGATCACGTCATGCGACATTTTGTCTTCAACGTTTTCAACAGTTGTTTCAGTTCGTTGTCATCTTCCTGCATTTGTTTGATTTTTTTTACCGAGTACAGGACGGTCGAGTGGTCCTTTCCGCCAAAGGCGCGGCCCAGGGACGGATAGGAAGTGTTGAGCATCTGACGGCACAGGAACATGGCCACCTGCCGCGCAAGGGCGATGTGCTGGTGACGCTTGGTACCGGTCAGGTCGCCCACGCGGATGTTGAAATGCTCGCTGACCACGCCCATGATCTTTTTGGGCGTCAGGTCGTCCGTGGCCTTCTCCTCGGTGTTGGAGAGGATGTGCTGGAAGTCCTTTTCCGTGAGCTCCTTCTTGACCAGCTCCTTGAAGGCGAACAGCTTGAGCAGGATGCCCTGGAGATAGCGGAAATCCGTGAACCGCTGGGCCAGGGTCAGAACCTGTTCCTTGGTCAGGGTCAGCCTTCTCACCTTGCACTGACGCTGGATGTATCCGACCCGGATCTCCAGATCCGGCTTCTTCAGGGTGACTATCAACCCCCATCCCAGGCGCGACTGCAGGCCGTCGTCCAGGAAGTCGTAACTGGTCACCTTGTCCCGGCAGGCCAGCACCATTTGCTTCTTGTTGTCGTAGAAGTGGTTGAAGATATTGATCAGTTCCTGCTGGAAATGGGGATACTCCCGGATCTTGTGGAAGTCGTCGAGGAACAGAAAATCGTACTCGAACAGGTGGTTTCTGGCCCGGAACGGGTCGCCCTTGAACTGGATGGTGTACAGGGAGTTCAACTCGTCCATGGTGCCCATGAAGATTTTCGAATAGTCGCTGTTTTTCGAAATCTCGTTGCCCACCGACTTGAGGATGTGCGTCTTGCCCGAGCCGCCGGGACCGCAGATGATGAACGGATTGAACAGCGAGCCGGACTGCTTGGCCACCTCTTTGGCCGAGGCCACGGGAAAGTAGTTCTTCTTGTTGATGAGGAAGGATTCGAAGGTAAACTCCTGGCCGAAGGGGAAGTCGATGCGTTTGACAACCTCGGGAGGTGCACCGGCCGGGCGGTCCACAGCGCCGTTGTCCCGGTAGCTGACAAGATAGCCGTTGCCGAGGAACAGGTTGAGCTGCGCCTCGAATCGGTCCTGGACTTCGCTTTCAAACCATTTGGCGAAAAAAGCGTGCGGAAAACCGACAACGACCCGTTTGCCCTCGGGTTCGTATTCGAAATGAAGGGGGTCGAACCACCGTTTCAGATCGCTATTGGAGTTGGTCTGGAGGAGATGTTTGCGAAGTGCCTGTTTCACGTCTATTCCGTGGCCTGGAAGGTGACTCTGTAACTACTTAATAAAAATAGCTAAAATATGTTAAAACATGTGTCTAAAGAAATTCACGAAAATACTCGGTACATATACATTAAAAGATACCTAAAGCCAAGCTCTCGGGGACTGTTTCAGCAGACTAATTTTCGGCCGTTTTTCCCCGTGAGCCAAGTCCGCCTGTCACTTGCCGAATGCGTGGGGCGTTTCTCGTCCGTGCAAGATGGCGCTTCTTTCCCTTGACGACAGCCGGGAAAAAATCTGCTATTGATCTTGTCCGTTTGATACTGACACAAATCCAATCGGAGGCGATATAATGGCGCAACATCAGGTCAATAAGACGATCAAGGAGATCAACGACCGAATCCGCAAAGGCAAGGCCGTGGTGGTCAACGCCGACGAGATGGTCGAGATCGTCAAGAAGGAAGGCAAGGTCCGCGCGGCACAGGAAGTGGACGTGGTCACCACCGGCACCTTCTCGCCCATGTGCTCCAGCGGCCTGCTCTTCAACATCGGACAGCAGCCGCCCGTCATGAAGGTTTCCAGGATGTGGCTCAACAACGTCCCCTGCCACTGTGGCGTTGCCGCCGTAGACGCGTATATGGGGTGCACAGAGCCTTCCGAGGACGATCCCCTTAACAAGGTTCATCCCGGACGGTTTGCGTACGGTGGTGGGCACGTTATGGAAGATTTGCTCCGGGGCAAGGCCGTGCACCTGCGCGCCGAGGCCTACGGTACCGACTGCTATCCGCGCCGCGAGCTCGACAAGGACGTCACCCTTGCCGACCTGCCCAATGCGATCATGCTCAACCCGCGCAACTGCTACCAGAACTACAATGCGGCCGTGAATCTCACCAGCGGTACCGTCTACACCTACATGGGACCGCTCAAGTCCAACTGCTCCAACTGCAACTACGCCACCGCAGGGCAGCTCTCGCCGCTGTTTAACGATCCCTACTTCAAGACCATCGGCATGGGCACCCGCATCTTCCTGGGCGGCGGCATCGGGTATGTCATCGGCGAAGGTACCCAACACGTCCAGAAGCCTAAACGCAACGAACGCGGACTGCCCGAGAACCCCTCCGGCACGCTCATGCTCAAAGGCGACTTCAAGCAGATGAACGCCCGCTACGTGCGCGCCCAGTCCATCGTCGGTTACGGCGTGTCCCTGGCCGTGGGCGTCGGCATCCCCATCCCCATGCTCAACGAGGAGATGGCCTGGTTCACCGGCGTGGCCGATTCCGACATCACCATGCCCGTCAAGGACTACGGTTACGACTATCCCAACGGCATCCCCCGCGAGCTCGCCCGGGTTACCTTCGAGGAACTCAAGTCCGGCAACGTGACCATCAACGGCAAGGAAACTCCCACCGTGCCGCTTACCAGCCACATCATGTCCCTCGAAGTCGCCGATACGCTCAAGGAGTGGATCGAAAAAGGCGACTTCCTGCTCACTGAAAAAGTCGACGATATTCCCAGCTTCTAACAGCCGGAATCACTGATTATAGCAAGGCCTGCCGAGCAACCTCGGCAGGCCTTTTTCGTGCTCTTTGTGCGGTTGTTTCGGATAGATTGTGTGACTGACTTTGAAACGGCTTCGGCGGTCCTTCAGTCGGCTCGAAAATCACATAGCCCGTGAATTTGTGCATCCCAACAATCTTCGTGGAGTGGAGTGAAAAACCGTGACCACTTCTCCAGGGGGAGTTTGGGCCAGAAGTCTTTTCCTTATGATGGAACTGGTTCATGGGGACTTTACATCCACTATGAAAAAATGGATAAGCAGACTGGTATAGTTATCTATACCAGCCTTTGGTTTTTGTAATAGCGTCCAGGCCGTAAATTCAAATTTCAACACTCTATGTCCTTGGAGGATCAGATGTTACCCCACAAGCTTGGTTGGAAAAAACTTGTCGTCTGCATGATGCTTGTCTTGTTGCCGGTCTTGCAGGGCTGCCCGGCCCTTCTCATCATCGCATTGGTCTCCTCCGATGATTATGTCTCGGGTACAGTGGAAATCCCCCGAAGTGCGGATGAGGTTTTTGCGGCAGTCAAAGCGCGTGCCCAACAAGGTATTGATCAAGAGACTCAACAGGAATTTATCATTTCAAAAATGGATGAGGGCGACCGTTTCGTACAAGTCAAAGACTCCAATGACACGTGGTGGATGGAGGTTGCGATTGTACCTTTGAGCGCCCGATCAAGCCGACTTCAGATGATAGGGCATAGTACGGGCGATGAGAAGGCACAGGTTGATAGGGGGCTTCGGGCCATCGCAAGGGTCTGTGATGATCTTGGCGTCAAATACAGGGTTGTCGAGACCAGCGTTGGTGATGACAATTAGGGAGCCTAAGTCAGCTGAACGAAATATATGGCTGCGCTTTTTGGCTTAAGAACTGGTATCGATACGGCAATTCGAAAGATGTCACGGATAACCAGCACTGAACCACTTGGTTCAGCGCTATTCATGGCCGATAAGAAAAGGCCATTAGGAAGCTACGGGCGCATAGTCGGTATACCCTTGAACTTAGCCCTCTTACAGATCAAGTGTTTGATGGAGTCCTTGCAGGGGGCTCATTAAACTCCCTCGCCCTCGAGCGAAGCGAGCTACATAAAGTTTAGGAGGGGAGATAGGGATGGGGGGTCCGGGGGGAAGGGGAAGCCCTTTTCTAAAGGGTGCCCCTCTTCCCCTTCCCCCCGGCCGCCGGAGGCAAAAAAAACCGCCCAGCCTGGCGTGAGCCTGGCTGGGCGGTTTGTTATTGCCAGATCAGCGATCTAGCCGACGACTTCTGCGCCGGCCTGGATGGCCTGGGTATTGGCGGGAATGAGTTTGTGGTAGCGCTCGGAGATGACGTTCTCGAGGGAGTCGATAACGGCCTGGAGCGGGATGATGCCGGTGGCCTGGACGAAGGCTCCGATGGCGACCATGTTGGCCATGCGGGTGTTGCCGAGCTTATCGGCGATTTCGTTGCAGGGCACGGCGTAGCATTTCAGGCGCTCTTTATCGGCCAGCTCCATGTCGATGAGCGAGGAGTTGACGATGTGCACGCCGTTGTCGACGATCCGGGGCTGGAACTTGTCCAGGGAAGGTCGGTTCATGGCGATGAGCGACTGCGGCCGGTGGATGATGGGCGACCCGATGTCTTCTTCGGACAGGACCACGGTGCAGTTGGCGGTGCCGCCGCGCATTTCGGGCCCGTAGACCGGAATATAGGTGACGTTAAGGCCGTCCTTCATGCCCGCATAGGCGAGCAGGTTGCCGATGAGCATGACGCCCTGGCCGCCGAATCCGGCGATGATGGTGTCCATGTAGCGCATTAGCAGACACCTCCTTCCTCGGACACATCCTTGTACACGCCGAGGGGGAAGTACGGGATCATTTCATTCTGGAGGCGTTCGTTGGCCTGCAGCGGCGTCATTTTCCAGTTGGTGGGGCAGCCGGCCAGGAGTTCCACGAACCCGAAGCCGGTGTTGTTCAGCTGGAATTCGAAGGCTTTCTTCATATACTTCTTTGCCTTGCGGATATTCTTGACGCTGTCGAGGGAGCCGCGTGCGGCAAAGGCGGTACCGCCCAGGGAGGCGATGATTTCGGTCATGCGGATGGGCGCGCCTTCGTGGGTGACGCAGCGTCCGGCAGGCGTGGTGGTGGTTCGCTGCCCGATCAGGGTAGTGGGCGCCATCTGGCCGCCGGTCATGCCGTAGACGGTGTTGTTGACGAAGATGACGCAGATTTTTTCACCGCGGTTGGCGGCGTGCATGATCTCGGCCATGCCGATGGAGGCGAGGTCGCCGTCCCCCTGGTAGGTGAAGACGAAGTTGTCGGGCCGGGAGCGCTTGACGCCTGTGGCCACTGCGGGAGCGCGGCCGTGGGGCGCTTCCACTGCGTCCACGTCGATGTAGTTGTAGAGGAACACGGAGCAACCGATGGAAGCGACCGCCAGGGTCTTGTCCTGGATGCCCAGCTCGTCGATGAGTTCACCCACGAGCCGGTGGGCGATGCCGTGGTGGCAGCCGGGGCAGTAGTGGGTGGCCCGGTCGATGATGGAGTCGGGCCTGTCGAATACGAGTTTTTCGTTCATTTCAGACATTTATTTCCCCTCCAAACAGTTGAGGATCGGCTCCTCGAGCTCGTCCGGTGTGGGCAGGTTGCCGGGGTAGATGGGGTAGAAGTCCGAGTCGGCCACGGTTCGGATGGAGAGTCGGACGTCTTCGAGCATCTGTCCCAGGTTGTGTTCGATGGTCAGGAAGCGTTTTCCCTGCTCGGCCAGCGCCTTGAGTTCGGCGGCGGGGAAGGGATAGAGGGTAATGGGCCGGAACAGGCCGACCTTCTTGCCTTCCTTGCGGAACTTGCGCACGGCGGTCTTGGCGATGCGCCCGATGGAACCGTAGGCGCAGATGATCAGATCCGCGTCCTCGGTTTCGAACTGCTCGGCCTCGGCCAGATCCGTCCAGGCGTCATACTTGGCCTGGAGGTGCTTGTTCTGTCCGGCCAGTTCGCCTTCCAGGAGGAAGAGGGATTTGACGAGCCGTTTTTCACGGTCGGCGGTCTTGCCCATGATGGCCCAGTCGCGTCCGCCTTCTTCGTCGATGTTTTCAGGTTCCCAGGGAGTGATGGGTTCCTTCATCTGGCCCAGAATGGCGTCACCGAGGATGAGGACCGGGGTGCGGTGCTCGAAGGCGATGTCAAAGGCGCGGATGGTCAGGTCGTAGGCCTCCTGGACGGTGCCGGGGCCGAAAGTGAAGTGGCGGTAGTCGCCGTGTCCGCCGCCGCGGGTGGACTGGAAATAGTCGCCCTGCGCCGGGCCGATGTCGCCCAGGCCCGGGCCGCCCCGGTTCATGTTGACGATGACCGCCGGAATTTCGGAGCCGGCCATGTAGGAGATGGCTTCCTGCTTCAGGGACATGCCCGGGGAAGAGGAGGAGGTCATGGCGCGCACGCCGGCTGCTCCGGCGCCGAGCAGCATGTTGGCCGCAGCCACCTCGGATTCGGCCTGGACGAAGTCGCCGCCCGCCTTGATTATGGCCGAGGACATGAATTCGGGGATGTCGTTCTGGGGCGTGATGGGGTAGCCGAAGAAACATTTGCACTTGGCCGCCAGCGCGCCGCGGGCGATGGCCTCGTTGCCTTTGACGAAGATGCGTTCGGGCTGTTTGGTCATATTATTCGCCCCCTTTCTTTTTCGGGGTTCTGTATACC encodes the following:
- the gyrB gene encoding DNA topoisomerase (ATP-hydrolyzing) subunit B, whose translation is MSEQNNNYDAASITVLEGLEAVRKRPAMYIGSTDIRGLHHLVYEVIDNSIDEAMAGYCDKIKVTLHMDNSCTVSDNGRGIPVDIHPKEKVPAVQLAMTTLHAGGKFDSDTYKVSGGLHGVGVSCVNALSEFMETTVKRDGTTYRMKFERGKVVSQLEEIGPASSTGTSQRFRPDEEIFEVNQFDYDVLRKRFRELAYLNSGLEIEFKDERNPDAEPETFKFEGGIRQYVKDINANLNTIGEIVYGEGESEDMMVEFALQYTSSYKENTYTFANNIRTIEGGTHLAGYKTALTRAINNYVQNADLPKKLVKKLTGDDVREGLTSVISVKLGDPQFEGQTKTKLGNSEATGLVSAIIYEKLNIFFEENPKEARFIIEKVVDAARAREAARKARDLVRRKGALSDNSLPGKLADCQSKNPEDSEIFIVEGDSAGGSAKQGRDPKHQAILPLRGKILNVEKTRMDKMLGNKEIRAMITALGIGIGHDEDEKDYDKLRYHKVVIMTDADVDGSHIRTLLLTFFFRQYEELINRGNLYIAQPPLYRAHKGKFEKFIKDDTELDDFLMEKVGTDVRIKAESGKLFVEDDLMKIMDKVRFLRAKFNEAETVGIEVGLYQALLNYPERISFTHFEEHDPEQFKADFAALGFTVIIDREHDDEVDKDRTYVTFENSNGHRTRLAMEFFYSKLYKLGYATYAEIKEACGGFDFSLLLKDGEKPVSGLFSLYDSVMEEAQRGWQIQRYKGLGEMNPEQLWETTMHPEKRTMLQVHIEDAAAANDIFMDLMGDNVEPRREFIEKNALAVQELDI
- the dnaN gene encoding DNA polymerase III subunit beta produces the protein MFLKVNRDEIIEGLQKSANIIPAKTGAAFLRTIWLQCENGSLNVMSTDSNLEFKGSYPATIEGEGLAGVQGRAFYDLVKQLRGDQGELTIRTDDESANVLVEQRARKYKFPVNDPDWFQKFSSFPENGTVFWSGDFLHEIIDKIAFCISDEDSMEAIACLYLVPRDVMGVKKVEVCGLNGHQFAMFNFVNDDIYAMLPEEGVLIQKKYLTELKKWLTADEIELAISDKRLFFRTGDQRETFTLPLSYYQYPNYQNFLSKLNDPDVSTLEVNRMEMVDALSRVALFNTDSNRCAYFKFDGSEVLVSAQGQETGTAQESLDATFSGEMKRIAFPTRNLIEILNHFNSDTVKFTLTGTEAPCGVSGADDKDYQVIVMPMMIQEETYYTEENA
- a CDS encoding DnaA ATPase domain-containing protein, whose product is MKQALRKHLLQTNSNSDLKRWFDPLHFEYEPEGKRVVVGFPHAFFAKWFESEVQDRFEAQLNLFLGNGYLVSYRDNGAVDRPAGAPPEVVKRIDFPFGQEFTFESFLINKKNYFPVASAKEVAKQSGSLFNPFIICGPGGSGKTHILKSVGNEISKNSDYSKIFMGTMDELNSLYTIQFKGDPFRARNHLFEYDFLFLDDFHKIREYPHFQQELINIFNHFYDNKKQMVLACRDKVTSYDFLDDGLQSRLGWGLIVTLKKPDLEIRVGYIQRQCKVRRLTLTKEQVLTLAQRFTDFRYLQGILLKLFAFKELVKKELTEKDFQHILSNTEEKATDDLTPKKIMGVVSEHFNIRVGDLTGTKRHQHIALARQVAMFLCRQMLNTSYPSLGRAFGGKDHSTVLYSVKKIKQMQEDDNELKQLLKTLKTKCRMT
- a CDS encoding homocysteine biosynthesis protein, translated to MAQHQVNKTIKEINDRIRKGKAVVVNADEMVEIVKKEGKVRAAQEVDVVTTGTFSPMCSSGLLFNIGQQPPVMKVSRMWLNNVPCHCGVAAVDAYMGCTEPSEDDPLNKVHPGRFAYGGGHVMEDLLRGKAVHLRAEAYGTDCYPRRELDKDVTLADLPNAIMLNPRNCYQNYNAAVNLTSGTVYTYMGPLKSNCSNCNYATAGQLSPLFNDPYFKTIGMGTRIFLGGGIGYVIGEGTQHVQKPKRNERGLPENPSGTLMLKGDFKQMNARYVRAQSIVGYGVSLAVGVGIPIPMLNEEMAWFTGVADSDITMPVKDYGYDYPNGIPRELARVTFEELKSGNVTINGKETPTVPLTSHIMSLEVADTLKEWIEKGDFLLTEKVDDIPSF
- a CDS encoding 2-oxoacid:acceptor oxidoreductase family protein — translated: MRYMDTIIAGFGGQGVMLIGNLLAYAGMKDGLNVTYIPVYGPEMRGGTANCTVVLSEEDIGSPIIHRPQSLIAMNRPSLDKFQPRIVDNGVHIVNSSLIDMELADKERLKCYAVPCNEIADKLGNTRMANMVAIGAFVQATGIIPLQAVIDSLENVISERYHKLIPANTQAIQAGAEVVG
- a CDS encoding thiamine pyrophosphate-dependent enzyme, which encodes MSEMNEKLVFDRPDSIIDRATHYCPGCHHGIAHRLVGELIDELGIQDKTLAVASIGCSVFLYNYIDVDAVEAPHGRAPAVATGVKRSRPDNFVFTYQGDGDLASIGMAEIMHAANRGEKICVIFVNNTVYGMTGGQMAPTTLIGQRTTTTPAGRCVTHEGAPIRMTEIIASLGGTAFAARGSLDSVKNIRKAKKYMKKAFEFQLNNTGFGFVELLAGCPTNWKMTPLQANERLQNEMIPYFPLGVYKDVSEEGGVC
- a CDS encoding 3-methyl-2-oxobutanoate dehydrogenase subunit VorB, which produces MTKQPERIFVKGNEAIARGALAAKCKCFFGYPITPQNDIPEFMSSAIIKAGGDFVQAESEVAAANMLLGAGAAGVRAMTSSSSPGMSLKQEAISYMAGSEIPAVIVNMNRGGPGLGDIGPAQGDYFQSTRGGGHGDYRHFTFGPGTVQEAYDLTIRAFDIAFEHRTPVLILGDAILGQMKEPITPWEPENIDEEGGRDWAIMGKTADREKRLVKSLFLLEGELAGQNKHLQAKYDAWTDLAEAEQFETEDADLIICAYGSIGRIAKTAVRKFRKEGKKVGLFRPITLYPFPAAELKALAEQGKRFLTIEHNLGQMLEDVRLSIRTVADSDFYPIYPGNLPTPDELEEPILNCLEGK